Below is a genomic region from Elusimicrobiota bacterium.
GTCCTCCATCTTCCTGTCCAAGAGGCCTTTGGCCTTTCTGTTAGTCTTCATAATATGTCCCCTCCTTCACACGCCGCAAATAGTCCTGCTGGTAATGGACGGCGGTTCTCAGGAATCCCATATCCGCCTTGGTCATCTGCTGCGAGTGTTTGTGATAGGCATTGGTGATGATGATCTTGGCGTTCACCGTCATGAAATTGAAGAATCTCTCGTCCCGCGGCTTCAACGCGTAGATCTTGTGGGCGTGGTCTTCGATCCGGTAGAAGGTCCTCGGCAGCAAGGTCCCTGGTCTCGTCTCGCATAGGTACCGGATCATGTCGTCGAATCGGTCCTGGTCCAACTCTGGCAAGGCGTTGTAATAGTCGAGCGCTGGCGAACTGCCATCTGCCTCGTAATACCACTCGGCCGTGAAATATCGGCCAGGGTGGATCAGGACATGATCGTATTCCGGGCCGGAAGGCATCCTGCCGTCCTCCTAAGGTTAACAGATATGTGAACAGCCGTCAAGGGGCGCGCAACCGGCAGACGGCTCCTGGGCGGCTTGGTCCGCGGGAAGGCCTCCTGGCCCCATGATATCTATACGATTCAGCCCCCGCTTTTGTTCCCTCAGTCGTCGGGAGGCGACTGCGGCTTGCACCTGGAACAGGGCTTCTAAGGCTCCTTCCGCGGAGGAGCGCTTCTTAGGCGTTCAGTTTTCCGGCTCGAGCGAATGCCAGCACATGGCCGTCCGGATCCAGGCTGTATGCCGCTTCGTGTCCCCAATCCCGCAAGGAGAGCGCGCTGAGTTCTTTGGCGCCGTGGTCCAGCGCCCTGCGATGATAAGTGCCGGGATGCTCGACGACCAGATACAGCTCGGCTCTTGGGATGCCCGCGGCCTTGTCGGGATCAGGCAGTCTGTCGCCGAGCAAGCGCTTGATCCCAGCGGCAGGCATCAGGCCGAGGACCGCGCCTTCGCCTAAGCGGAACTCCGTCATGCCCGGGACGTCGAGCTGCGGCTGCAAGGCGAGCACTCGCGCGTAGAACTGCGAGCTGGCCTTCTGGTCCGACACGTAGAGAATCAGATGGGCCTTCATGTTCCTCCTGGCTATCGGTCAGGGATGGCCTCAAGAGTGGGAAATTCTTTGGCCGCGATCTCGATGGTATCGAAACCATTGGTGATCCACGCCCGCTGCAAGGCTAAGTTCTCGGCGTCGGCCAGATAATACTGGACATCGCCGTCCGTCGTGTCTCCGCTGGGGAACAGTTCTCCGCTCGTGGCGTTCTTATCCGAGAACAGGAAGGGGTGGTTATGGAGATTGGCGTAGAATCGCCAATGGTCGGCGATGTCGCCTTCGAGTCTGCGCCTAAGGACACCGGGCTTCATCGTTTGCGTCGCGGTGGCGTAGCCATAGATGCGCAGCCTGCCTGCTTTGCGGAGCACAAAAGCGAGGATCTCCCCTTCATAAGGCTTTCCGAACCGGTCGAGTTGGAGCAAGAGGATCTCGGCCTCAAGACGATTGATCGGCCGGATGCTCCCCAATCGCCCGCTTAGGATGAGATCGTATCTCCTCGTGGACCACCCCTTTTTCTTCGCAATATCCCTGTTTCGGCTCAGGAGAGCCCGGGGCTCAGGATCGACCTGCGCGCGGACCCACTTCGCGAAATCCTGATACGCCGCGTCCGCCCCTTGATACGGCTTGAACCAGTCAGGATGGTCGCTGGTCTCCCAAACGAACACGACTGGATCCTTGTGGGCAGCGCTGGATTCCAAGAGCTGGAAGGTCCCTGTCCGGGGCCGGAAAGCTGGAGTCTGTTCGGCGGTCGCGCAGAAAGCCGGCGACGTGGATGCGCCGATCAGCCAGCCTAGGATGAGTGGCAGCATCTGATGGCGGCCTTAATGGGAATCCGGATTCCTCCTTTTCAGAATAGCATCGGCCTCTTTTTCCATCGAGTCCACTTTCCCTTGGTAGTCGTACTTCCTGCCGGTCAGGATAGCCAACGCGAGAAATGCCCGATCTCGGACTCTCAATTCTCTATCGCTCAGAGCCGTCTGCAGAGAGGGCACCGCAAAGAAATGTTTCTTGCGGCCAAGAGCGTCCGCCGCGGCCAGTCTGACGACGTAATGCGGGTCATTGATCAGCAAACCGATGAGCACATCCGGATATTGTTCGGCGTGGCCTTTCTCCATGGCTCTAACAGCGACATAGCGCACATCCTCGTCTGAATTCTTGGCCATTTCCAAGATGGCGGAAGAATCACGATCGTCGCTCGACCGAGTGAAAGCCGCCGCCGCTTTGAACCGCACAAAGGCGTTTTCGTGGGAAAACAGCTTCCTTAACTCCGGTTTAGCCTCAGGGTTCTGCACGTACATGAGTTGTTCCCCTAGCTTGTGCCATTTGTCCTTCTTGTGTTCATCCTGCAAATCTCGGACTATCTTGAGTATCTCTGCCATCCCGAGGCCGGCCAGGTCCACCGATGCGCTTTGGTCGACCGTCTTGCGGGTCTCTTCGCCCGCCCGGCTTTCGCCTATCGCCGCCAAGGCCTGAGCGACGTAGTACTGAAGCTCCGTGATTTCCAGGTATTCTCGCAGGATCGGGACGGCCTTCTTGACCTTCAGTCCCTCAAGAGTCTGGATGACGGACCGGACGAAAGCATACCTGCAGAAGCCTTCCCGATTATCTGTGCCGGCATCTTCTCGCTGACAGATCTTTTCAATGGCTGTTCTGTCTTCCCGGAGCAAAGGGATGAGCCCTTCCGCCAATTCGGGTTTGTCTATCCTCTGGACGACCCCGGAGACAAGGGTGAACACATCCTCATCCCAGGCTTTATTCCCCCAGACCCTTCGTATCTCGGCGATGTCATCCTCGGTCGTCGGTCTGAAATCGCCGAGCACTTCCGCGGCGGTGCGGCGATCCTCGGGGGCCGAGGCGTTCCGGAGATTCTCGATGAGCGTCTTGAGGGAAGGCTGCGCATCGGCGCCATAGGCGCTTGGCGAACAGATGAAGCTGACGCCTGTCAGGACCGCCGAGAACAAGAGCCCGCAGCTAGCCATTCATCCCACCTCATTTCCCATACAGCTTCCGCGCTTGATCGGGGCATGCTCCTCGAAAAAGGTCATCCTCTCGTTTGGCCTGTTGAAAAGCGGTCCCGAACCAGGAACTGGCAACATCGCAAATCGTCGTTTTCTCGCCATCGCTCGCCTTGAAATGGCCGATATCCATCAGCTCAAGGATCTTGCTGGCGAGCAGCGCGTTCTTTGGATAGAGCTTGTATGCCTTTTGTGCTTTTTGTTCGGCGTTCGGGCAATCACGCGCGATGCCTTTGGAAATCTCCTTGTTGCGCTCCTCGCTTTGGTCCCCGACTTCTCCCGCCCAGTGGTAGCAATCATCGATCGCCGTCGCCGCCTCACCGACGATCCGGTCTTCGGAGCGGATAGGGGCTGCAGCGCAAATCTGCGTGAGCCCGCATGAAAGGACCAACGGAAGTATAAGATGCATATTGATGCGGTCCATATTGACCTCGTCGTATGGTTCTGATCTCACGGAAGCTGCATAGCCTGTTCGCCAGGCATGCAGCAATGCGGATTCTATAAAATTTCGGCGGTCACCCGGACCGGTTCCTGCTCTTCCGGCTCCTTGAGGAGGCGGGCGGCGGCGCGCTCGAATACCACTTGAAGAGCTCGGGCTTCGCGCAAGTCCTCCCTGCATGGAGGCGGCGTCAGCCGCGAAATCCTCACGGCCAGTAAAGTGGATCGGCCGTCCGCGATGGAACTAAACCGGGGGGTCGCTCGTATATGTATAGGGGGTGGCGGTCCAAGCCGGGACCGGTCCGGCATCCCCGCTGCTTAGGAAGGAGCGTATGGTATACTCTAAGACGATGGGACAGAATGAACGCGCTCAACGCGTGAAGAAGGCCGAAGCCATCTACGAATCGAAACTCCGGTCCGAACTGGGCCTGCGTTACGCCGGCCAGTACATCGCCATCGACCCGGATACGGAAGAATACTTCATAGGCAGTTCGGTCCGAGAAGCCTGCCTGCAAGGTTCCCAAAAGCATCCCGGCCGCAAGTTGGTGTGCCTCCGCGTGGGACATCTGGCCACCCGCTTCGTCGGCTGCCGCGGCTGATGCCCGCGCAACTCAGCGGCCAGTTCGAGGGCCGGGTCCCCTTCGTCGCCATCGAGCTGTTGTGCCGTCCCATGAACGTCCTAGTGGACACCGGTTATGACGGCTATCTCATGTTGCCGCAGACGCTGATCGACTCCTTGAACCTGACTTACTTGGCCGACACAAAATATCAGACTGCGGATGGGAAGGTGGCTTATGGAGCTACCTATCTGACGGAAATCCAGTGGCTCGACAGAAAGGAGCAGATCGAAGTGGACTCCACCCAGGGAGATATCGCCTTGCTGGGATTGGCCCTTTTGTATTCCTGCCGGATGGAAATGGCGCCAGCCCAGGGCCTGCTGACCATCTCCGCCGTCCCGCGCCAGGCCTGAACGCTCGGCCTCGAAAAATCCCTCGGTCAATAATGTAGAATCTCCCAGACTTGATTCCCTAGGAAGGAGTCTCTCCAATGGCCACCCCCTCTGCTCAGCCCCGGAAATACCAATGGTTCGCCGTGGGCGACATCAACGGCTTCTTCGGCCTCATGTTCGACAACATGACAGTCCTCTCCTTCCTCGCCGGCATCCTCATCTTCGCCTTCGGCTTCCCGGCCGACATCGTCTACAAGAGGATGTTCCCCGGCACCGCCTTCGGCGTGCTCTTCGGCGACCTCGTCTACACCTGGATGGCCTTCCGCCTGGCCAAGCGCACCAACAACCCCACGGTCACGGCCATGCCGCTGGGCCTCGACACCCCGTCGACCATCGGCATCGCCCTGACCGTGCTCGGGCCGTGCTTTTTGGCCATGAAGGGCAAGGGCATGCCCGTGGAAGAGGCCGCGATGATGACCTGGTACGTGGGCATGGCCACCATGGTCCTCATCGGCATCGTCAAGGTCATCTTCTCCTTCATCGGCGGCTGGGTGCAGAAGATCGTGCCGCAGGCGGGGCTTCTGGGCTCGCTGGCCGGCATCGGCCTGGCCCTGATCGGCCTCATCCCGCTCATGGACATCTTCAGCATGCCCTTGGTCGGCATGATCGCTTTGGGCCTCATCCTCTACAACCTCGTGGCCGGCATCAAGCTCCCCCACAACTTCCCCGGAGTCCTGGCCGCCGTCGCCATCGGCACCGCCGTCTACTACATCTTCGCGCCCATGGGCCTCGTCGGCGGCACCTATGCCCCCCCCACCGGGACTCTCCACCTGGGCTTCCCGATCCCCACCTTGGGCTTCACCCACGGCTTCATGGAAGCCCTCAAGTACCTGCCCATCGCCATCCCCTTCGCCATCCTGACCGTGGTCGGCGGGATCAACGTCACCGAGAGCGCGCGCTGCGCGGGCGATGACTTCAACACCCGGCAGATCCTCCTGACCGAGGCCATCGCCACCTTGGTCGCGGGCGTGTGCGGCGGCGTGGCCCAGTCCACGCCCTACATCGGCCAGCCCGCGTACAAGCAGATGGGCTCCCGCGCCGGCTACACTTTGCTCACCGGCGTCTTCATCGGCTTGGGCGGGGTCTTCGGCTACATCGGCTACATCGTCGAGCTCATCCCGCGCGCGGTGCTGGCGCCCATCCTCATCTTCGTGGCCTTGGACATCATGTGCCAAGCCTTCCACGCCTGCCCGGTCGCGCACGCGCCGGCCGTGGCCTTCGCCTACTTCCCCACCGTGGCCAGGCTCCTGCAGATCAAGCTCTCCACCCCCGACTTCGTGCCCATGGAGAACTTCAACAAGATGATGGCCGCGCCGGGCAAATCCCTGCCGGAGCTCCTGGTCACCGTGGCCTTGGGCAACGGCTTCATCCTCACCGCCATGCTCTGGGGCGCTTTCATGGCCAAGCTCATAGACCGCAAGCTCAAGACCTCGGCCGTCTATCTCTTCGTGCTCGCAGCCCTGAGCTTCGTCGGCATCATCCACTCCGCCTCGCCGGACGGCAACATGTACCTGCCCTGGAACCTGACCGGCCTGGCCAAGCAGGTGCCCTACCAGTTCACCATGGCCTACGTGGTCCTGGCGCTCATGCTCTTCGGGCTCTCATTCACCAAGGAGAGCCGGGAACCGGTCCCCGAGAAGATCGCCCACGGCCTGGAATAACAAGGAGCCATCATGAACCGCTACCAACTCACCAGCGCGGCCGGGACCATCGTGATGATGGGGCTGGCCTGGCTCTTCTGCAAGCATCGCAAGGACGTGAGCTCGCGCACCATCTTCTGGAGCGTGGCCCTGCAGTTCGTCTTCGCCTTGCTCATCCTCAAGACCGGGCCCGGACTGTGGTTCTTCGCGCACGTGGGCAAGGTCGTCAACAAGCTCCTGGACTTCCAGACCGACGGCGCCAAGTTCGTCTTCGGCAACCTGGCCATAGGCCCCGGCCAGCCCGGCTCCTTGGGCATGTTCTTCGGCTTCCAGGTCCTGCCCACCATCGTGTTCGTCTCGACCTTGATGTCGATCCTCTACTACCTGGGCGTGATGCAGTTCGTGGTCCTGTGCTTCGCCAAGCTCATGGCCTGGACCTGCCGGGTCTCCGGAGCGGAGAGCCTGAGCGCCTCGGCCAGCATATTCATGGGCCAGACCGAGGCGCCGCTCTTGGTCAAGCACTACATAGGGCATATGACCGAATCCGAGCTCTTGACCATCATGGTCTCGGGCATGGCCCACATCTCGGGCGGGCTCATCGTGATCTACGGCGGCATGCTGGCGGCCAATTTCCCGGACGCGGCCGGGCACCTCTTGGCCGCGTGCGTCATGGCGACTCCCGCGACCTTCCTCATCTCCAAGCTCATGATCCCGGAGACGGCTGAGCCCAAGACCATGGGCAAGCTCAACATCGAATACCACGAGGAGCACGTCAACGTGATCGACGCGGCTTCCGGCGGCGCCTCCTTGGGCATGCAGCTCGCGCTCAACGTGGCCGCCATGCTGGTGGCCTTCATGGCGCTGCTGGCCATGGCCAACTGGGGATTGCACCATGCCTGCGGGCTTTTCGGCCATCCCGAGATCGGCTTCGAGCAGCTCCTGGGCTGGGTCTTCTCCCCCCTGGCCTGGATCATGGGCGTGCCCGGCAGCGAGTGCCCGGTCATCGGCCGGCTCATCGGCGAGAAGACCTTCTTCAACGAGTTCGTGGCCTACATGAACCTGAACGATTACGCGACCGCGCACGGCGGCACCGCGGCCCTCTCGCACCGGGCCTGGGCCATCGGCATCCAGGCGCTCTGCGGCTTCTCCAACTTCCTCTCCATCGCCATCCAGATCGG
It encodes:
- a CDS encoding glyoxalase produces the protein MKAHLILYVSDQKASSQFYARVLALQPQLDVPGMTEFRLGEGAVLGLMPAAGIKRLLGDRLPDPDKAAGIPRAELYLVVEHPGTYHRRALDHGAKELSALSLRDWGHEAAYSLDPDGHVLAFARAGKLNA
- a CDS encoding HEAT repeat domain-containing protein, which produces MASCGLLFSAVLTGVSFICSPSAYGADAQPSLKTLIENLRNASAPEDRRTAAEVLGDFRPTTEDDIAEIRRVWGNKAWDEDVFTLVSGVVQRIDKPELAEGLIPLLREDRTAIEKICQREDAGTDNREGFCRYAFVRSVIQTLEGLKVKKAVPILREYLEITELQYYVAQALAAIGESRAGEETRKTVDQSASVDLAGLGMAEILKIVRDLQDEHKKDKWHKLGEQLMYVQNPEAKPELRKLFSHENAFVRFKAAAAFTRSSDDRDSSAILEMAKNSDEDVRYVAVRAMEKGHAEQYPDVLIGLLINDPHYVVRLAAADALGRKKHFFAVPSLQTALSDRELRVRDRAFLALAILTGRKYDYQGKVDSMEKEADAILKRRNPDSH
- a CDS encoding NupC/NupG family nucleoside CNT transporter encodes the protein MNRYQLTSAAGTIVMMGLAWLFCKHRKDVSSRTIFWSVALQFVFALLILKTGPGLWFFAHVGKVVNKLLDFQTDGAKFVFGNLAIGPGQPGSLGMFFGFQVLPTIVFVSTLMSILYYLGVMQFVVLCFAKLMAWTCRVSGAESLSASASIFMGQTEAPLLVKHYIGHMTESELLTIMVSGMAHISGGLIVIYGGMLAANFPDAAGHLLAACVMATPATFLISKLMIPETAEPKTMGKLNIEYHEEHVNVIDAASGGASLGMQLALNVAAMLVAFMALLAMANWGLHHACGLFGHPEIGFEQLLGWVFSPLAWIMGVPGSECPVIGRLIGEKTFFNEFVAYMNLNDYATAHGGTAALSHRAWAIGIQALCGFSNFLSIAIQIGGLGPMAPARKKDVARLGMKALIGGSLACFTTACIVGVLIP